The following proteins are encoded in a genomic region of Pseudomonas marvdashtae:
- the znuA gene encoding zinc ABC transporter substrate-binding protein ZnuA, which yields MSRIFSLFVAFVASFLLIGSVQADVKVLTSIKPLQLIAAAVQDGVAVPQVLLPPGASPHHYALRPSDVRKVQSVDLLYWIGPDMEGFLPRVLNGRTLPSVAVQDLPGLKLRHFADDSASHEDEDHGSDEHDHDHRPGTVDAHLWLSPLNARVIAAKMATDLSAADPANASRYQSNLKGFNQRLDAMDARLKARLAGVAGKPYFVFHEAFDYFEDNYGLKHAGVFAVAAEVQPGAQHVAAMRTRLQAVGKTCVFSEPPLRPRLAETLVAGLPVKLAELDALGGYTPATAQGYEQLLEKLGNDLAGCLESL from the coding sequence GTGTCCCGAATTTTTTCGCTCTTTGTCGCTTTTGTCGCAAGTTTTCTACTGATTGGCTCGGTTCAGGCCGACGTCAAGGTCCTCACCAGTATCAAGCCGCTGCAACTGATTGCCGCCGCCGTGCAGGACGGCGTGGCCGTTCCGCAAGTACTGCTGCCGCCAGGAGCTTCGCCGCACCACTATGCGTTGCGGCCATCGGATGTACGCAAGGTGCAGTCAGTGGACCTGTTGTACTGGATCGGCCCTGACATGGAAGGTTTCCTACCGCGTGTGTTGAACGGTCGTACGCTGCCTTCCGTTGCAGTGCAGGACCTGCCAGGGCTCAAGTTGCGTCATTTCGCCGACGACAGCGCCTCCCACGAAGATGAGGATCACGGCAGCGATGAGCATGATCACGACCATCGTCCCGGCACGGTGGACGCCCATCTTTGGCTCTCTCCGCTTAATGCGCGGGTGATCGCTGCCAAGATGGCGACTGACCTGAGCGCAGCGGATCCGGCAAACGCGTCCCGCTATCAAAGCAACCTCAAGGGCTTCAATCAGCGCCTCGATGCCATGGATGCGCGTCTCAAGGCACGTCTGGCTGGGGTCGCGGGCAAACCGTATTTTGTCTTCCATGAAGCGTTCGATTATTTCGAAGACAACTACGGCCTCAAGCACGCCGGGGTGTTCGCCGTGGCCGCTGAAGTCCAGCCCGGCGCCCAGCACGTGGCGGCGATGCGTACGCGCTTGCAAGCCGTGGGCAAGACTTGCGTCTTCAGCGAACCGCCCCTGCGCCCGCGCCTGGCCGAAACCCTGGTGGCCGGCCTGCCGGTGAAACTGGCGGAGCTGGATGCGCTTGGGGGTTACACCCCGGCGACGGCGCAGGGGTATGAGCAGTTGTTGGAGAAGTTGGGGAATGATTTGGCCGGATGCCTGGAGTCGTTGTAA
- the zur gene encoding zinc uptake transcriptional repressor Zur has translation MPITPLASRPHDHSHCVHSALSEADAICARQGLRLTALRRRVLELVWQSHKPLGAYDILAVLSEQDGRRAAPPTVYRALDFLLENGLVHRISSLNAFVGCNHPEHAHQGQFLICRECHAAIELEQKSISDAIIASAKDVGFVVDTQTVEVVGLCSGCQGA, from the coding sequence ATGCCTATTACGCCCCTTGCCAGTCGTCCACATGATCACTCCCACTGCGTGCACAGCGCCTTGTCCGAGGCCGACGCCATCTGCGCGCGCCAAGGGTTGCGCCTGACCGCCCTGCGGCGGCGCGTGCTGGAATTGGTCTGGCAGAGCCACAAGCCGCTGGGCGCCTACGACATTCTTGCGGTGCTCAGCGAGCAGGACGGTCGCCGCGCCGCGCCGCCAACCGTCTATCGGGCGCTGGATTTCCTCTTGGAAAACGGCCTGGTGCATCGCATTTCGTCGCTGAACGCCTTCGTCGGCTGCAACCATCCGGAGCACGCCCACCAAGGCCAGTTCCTGATCTGCCGTGAATGCCACGCCGCCATCGAGCTGGAACAGAAGTCCATCAGCGATGCCATCATCGCCAGTGCAAAGGACGTCGGCTTTGTGGTCGATACCCAGACCGTCGAAGTGGTTGGCCTCTGCTCCGGCTGCCAGGGGGCCTGA
- the znuC gene encoding zinc ABC transporter ATP-binding protein ZnuC, translating into MSNALIRLEQVAVTFAGQNVLDNIHLSVEPGQIVTLIGPNGAGKTTLVRAVLGLLKPDSGSVWRKPKLRVGYMPQKLHVDATLPLSVLRFLRLVPGVDRERALAALKEVGAEQVIDSPVQSVSGGEMQRVLLARALLREPELLVLDEPVQGVDVAGQAELYSLITRLRDRHRCGVLMVSHDLHLVMSTTDQVVCLNRHVCCSGHPEQVSSDPAFVELFGKNAQSLAIYHHHHDHAHDLHGSVVSASPVPTHVHGDGCKHG; encoded by the coding sequence ATGAGCAATGCGTTGATCCGCCTCGAACAGGTGGCCGTGACGTTCGCCGGGCAGAACGTGCTGGACAACATTCACCTGAGCGTCGAACCGGGGCAGATCGTGACGTTGATCGGCCCCAACGGCGCCGGCAAGACCACCCTGGTGCGGGCCGTGCTGGGTCTGCTCAAGCCCGACAGCGGCAGCGTCTGGCGCAAGCCCAAGTTGCGTGTCGGCTACATGCCGCAAAAGCTTCATGTCGATGCGACCTTGCCATTGTCGGTGCTGCGCTTCTTGCGCCTGGTGCCTGGGGTGGATCGCGAACGAGCCTTGGCTGCCTTGAAGGAAGTCGGTGCCGAGCAGGTCATCGACAGCCCGGTGCAAAGCGTTTCCGGTGGCGAAATGCAGCGCGTATTGCTGGCCCGCGCCCTGTTGCGCGAGCCCGAACTGCTGGTGCTCGACGAACCCGTGCAAGGCGTCGATGTGGCGGGCCAGGCCGAGCTGTACAGTTTGATTACCCGTTTGCGCGACCGCCACCGCTGCGGCGTGCTGATGGTCTCCCACGACCTTCACTTAGTCATGAGCACCACCGACCAGGTGGTTTGCCTCAACCGTCACGTCTGCTGTTCCGGGCATCCCGAGCAAGTCAGCAGTGATCCGGCGTTTGTCGAGCTTTTCGGAAAGAACGCACAAAGCCTGGCGATTTATCATCATCACCATGACCACGCCCATGATCTGCATGGCTCGGTGGTCAGTGCCTCACCTGTTCCTACCCACGTTCACGGAGATGGCTGCAAGCATGGCTGA
- the znuB gene encoding zinc ABC transporter permease subunit ZnuB — protein MADFLLYALLAGLALALVAGPLGSFVVWRRMAYFGDTLSHAALLGVALGFLLDVSPAIAVTVGCLLLAVVLVTLQQRQPLASDTLLGILAPSTLSLGLVVLSFMRDVRIDLMAYLFGDLLAISPTDLSWILGGSAAVLLLLVALWRPLLAVTVHEELARVEGLPVVGLRLALMLLIAVVIAVAMKIVGVLLITSLLIIPAAAAQRHARSPEQMALGASLLGMLAVCGGLALSWFKDTPAGPSIVVSAAALFLLSFVLPRRGV, from the coding sequence ATGGCTGATTTTCTGTTGTACGCCCTGCTCGCAGGCCTGGCCCTCGCACTGGTGGCGGGTCCCCTGGGCTCGTTCGTGGTCTGGCGACGCATGGCCTATTTTGGTGACACCTTGTCCCACGCAGCGCTGCTCGGCGTAGCGCTGGGGTTTCTGCTGGATGTGAGCCCGGCTATCGCCGTAACCGTTGGCTGCCTGTTGCTGGCGGTGGTGCTGGTCACCCTGCAACAGCGACAGCCGCTGGCGTCCGACACACTGCTGGGCATCCTGGCACCGAGCACGCTGTCCCTCGGGCTGGTGGTGCTCAGCTTCATGCGTGACGTGCGGATCGACTTGATGGCCTATCTGTTCGGCGACCTCTTGGCGATCAGCCCGACGGATCTTTCATGGATCCTCGGCGGCAGCGCAGCAGTGCTGCTGTTACTGGTCGCGCTGTGGCGTCCGTTGCTGGCGGTCACCGTCCATGAAGAGTTGGCACGGGTCGAAGGCTTGCCCGTGGTGGGCTTGCGGCTGGCGCTGATGTTGTTGATCGCGGTGGTGATCGCCGTGGCGATGAAGATCGTCGGTGTGTTGCTGATCACTTCGTTGCTGATCATCCCGGCCGCTGCGGCGCAGCGTCACGCCCGTTCTCCCGAACAGATGGCATTGGGCGCGAGCCTGCTGGGCATGCTCGCGGTGTGTGGCGGGCTGGCGCTTTCGTGGTTCAAGGACACCCCGGCCGGCCCGTCGATCGTGGTCAGCGCCGCGGCGTTGTTTCTGCTGAGTTTTGTCCTGCCCCGTCGAGGGGTGTAG
- a CDS encoding PA5502 family lipoprotein encodes MNPFASRYLLLVAFSLLLGACQSTPPVTQAPDTRGPAIAQLEQSLAANELATAENQLTALQAQSPEDPSLEPYQRQLAEAYLRRSQIDLQKGDVNAAATALSRARALMPKAPALTGEVNSAIAEARKAELEKAEAALQAAEAKPVAKVIDPSAQSTTVALNIGDIRKMRHQLDAIAEDVVNYQCDVSIQAPRTDDYPWLATLLTKRVKKLDPGFELKLQKQILRSVPTQVVLTPRKQ; translated from the coding sequence ATGAACCCGTTCGCCTCCCGTTATCTGCTCCTTGTCGCGTTTTCCCTACTGCTGGGCGCCTGTCAGAGCACGCCGCCGGTCACCCAGGCTCCCGATACACGGGGCCCGGCCATCGCGCAGCTTGAACAAAGCCTGGCTGCCAATGAACTGGCCACCGCCGAAAATCAACTGACCGCGTTGCAGGCTCAATCGCCCGAAGATCCCTCGCTGGAACCCTATCAGCGCCAATTGGCCGAGGCGTATTTGCGTCGCAGCCAGATCGACCTGCAAAAAGGCGACGTGAATGCCGCCGCCACGGCGCTGAGCCGGGCACGCGCGCTGATGCCAAAAGCACCAGCCCTAACCGGCGAAGTCAACAGCGCAATTGCCGAAGCCCGCAAGGCCGAACTGGAAAAAGCCGAAGCCGCGCTCCAGGCCGCCGAAGCAAAACCGGTCGCCAAGGTGATCGATCCGAGTGCGCAAAGCACCACGGTTGCGTTGAACATCGGCGATATCCGGAAGATGCGTCATCAACTGGACGCCATCGCCGAAGATGTAGTGAATTATCAATGTGATGTCAGCATCCAGGCGCCGCGTACCGACGATTACCCTTGGCTGGCCACCTTGCTGACCAAGCGGGTCAAGAAACTTGATCCGGGGTTTGAGTTGAAACTCCAGAAGCAAATTTTGCGCAGTGTGCCGACGCAGGTTGTTCTAACGCCGCGCAAGCAGTAA
- the katE gene encoding catalase HPII, producing MSTNKPAAPSQLAGTDTLDRSNTNAKLESLEQFRSDATEQALRTNQGVKIADNQNTLRAGPRGPSLLEDFIMREKITHFDHERIPERIVHARGTGAHGYFQTYEAHSALTKAGFLQDPSKKTPVFVRFSTVQGPRGSGDTVRDVRGFAVKFFTDEGNFDLVGNNMPVFFIQDAVKFPDFVHAVKPEPHNEIPTGGSAHDTFWDFVSLVPESAHMVIWAMSDRAIPKSLRTMQGFGVHTFRMINAEGRSSFVKFHWRPKAGTCSLVWDEAQKLAGKDTDYHRRDLWESIETGDYPEWEFGVQIVAEEDEHKFDFDLLDPTKIIPEELVPITPLGKMVLNRNPDNFFAEVEQVAFCPGHIVPGIDFSNDPLLQGRLFSYTDTQISRLGGPNFHELPINRAITPVHNGQRDAMHRTTIDKGRASYEPNSIDGGWPKETPPGPQDGGFESYPERIDAHKIRQRSDSFGDHFSQARLFYKSMSAHEQEHIIAAYSFELGKVEREFIRARQVNEILANIDLELAGRVAKNLGLPAPTAGTVDVPTPSLEQSPALSQANLLSGDIKTRKVAVLVANGVDGAIIDALKQALEAEGAHAKVLGPTSAPVTTADGQTLAVDASMEGLPSIAFDAVFVPGGAESIKALSRDGVALHYVLEAYKHLKAIGLHGEARQLLVELKLEVDAGLIEDADASGFSRFFAAIAQHRVWAREPKAKAVPA from the coding sequence ATGAGCACTAACAAACCTGCCGCCCCCAGCCAGCTGGCCGGGACCGACACACTGGATCGCAGCAATACCAACGCCAAGCTCGAGAGTCTTGAACAGTTTCGCTCCGACGCCACCGAACAGGCCTTGCGTACCAACCAAGGCGTGAAAATCGCCGACAACCAGAACACTCTCCGCGCCGGGCCGCGTGGGCCGTCCCTGCTTGAAGACTTCATCATGCGTGAAAAAATCACGCATTTTGACCACGAACGCATCCCCGAGCGCATCGTTCACGCCCGCGGTACCGGCGCCCATGGTTATTTTCAGACCTATGAAGCGCATTCAGCACTGACCAAGGCCGGTTTCCTACAGGACCCGAGCAAGAAAACCCCGGTGTTCGTGCGCTTTTCCACCGTGCAAGGTCCACGCGGTTCCGGCGACACCGTGCGGGACGTGCGTGGCTTTGCTGTGAAGTTTTTCACCGACGAGGGCAACTTCGATTTGGTGGGCAACAACATGCCGGTATTTTTCATACAGGATGCGGTGAAGTTTCCAGACTTCGTCCACGCGGTGAAACCCGAGCCCCATAACGAAATTCCTACTGGCGGTTCGGCCCATGACACGTTCTGGGATTTTGTATCGCTGGTGCCGGAGTCCGCTCATATGGTGATTTGGGCGATGTCCGACAGGGCAATTCCAAAGAGCCTACGGACCATGCAGGGCTTTGGCGTCCACACCTTCCGCATGATTAACGCTGAAGGTCGCAGCAGCTTCGTCAAGTTCCACTGGCGCCCCAAAGCCGGCACGTGTTCATTGGTATGGGACGAAGCGCAAAAACTTGCCGGTAAGGACACCGACTACCACCGCCGCGATCTGTGGGAATCGATTGAGACGGGGGATTACCCGGAATGGGAGTTCGGCGTGCAAATCGTCGCCGAGGAAGACGAGCACAAGTTCGACTTCGACCTGCTCGACCCGACCAAGATTATCCCTGAGGAGCTCGTTCCCATCACCCCGTTGGGCAAGATGGTGCTGAACCGCAATCCGGACAATTTTTTCGCTGAAGTCGAGCAGGTAGCGTTCTGCCCCGGGCATATCGTGCCGGGCATCGACTTTTCCAACGACCCATTGCTGCAAGGCCGGCTGTTTTCCTACACCGATACGCAGATCAGCCGACTCGGTGGGCCGAATTTTCATGAGCTGCCGATCAACCGTGCAATCACCCCGGTGCACAACGGCCAGCGGGATGCCATGCACCGCACCACCATCGACAAGGGGCGCGCTTCCTACGAGCCGAATTCCATTGACGGCGGCTGGCCGAAGGAAACCCCGCCCGGCCCGCAGGATGGCGGTTTCGAAAGTTATCCGGAGCGCATCGACGCCCACAAGATCCGCCAACGCAGTGATTCGTTCGGCGATCATTTCTCCCAGGCACGGCTGTTCTACAAAAGCATGAGCGCTCACGAGCAAGAGCACATCATCGCGGCCTACAGCTTCGAGCTGGGCAAGGTGGAGCGGGAGTTCATCCGGGCGCGGCAGGTCAATGAAATCCTCGCCAACATCGACTTGGAACTGGCCGGGCGAGTGGCGAAAAACCTCGGCTTGCCGGCACCGACCGCCGGTACTGTCGATGTTCCGACGCCTTCGCTGGAGCAATCCCCCGCCTTAAGCCAGGCGAACCTGCTGTCCGGCGACATCAAGACGCGCAAAGTGGCGGTGTTGGTGGCTAACGGTGTCGATGGGGCGATCATCGATGCGCTCAAGCAGGCCCTGGAGGCTGAGGGCGCCCACGCCAAAGTGCTGGGGCCAACTTCGGCGCCGGTCACCACCGCCGATGGGCAGACGTTGGCGGTAGATGCGTCCATGGAAGGGCTGCCGTCGATTGCCTTCGACGCGGTGTTCGTGCCCGGTGGCGCGGAGTCGATCAAGGCCTTGAGTCGCGACGGCGTGGCGTTGCACTACGTGCTGGAGGCCTACAAGCATCTGAAAGCCATTGGGCTTCATGGTGAGGCCCGGCAGTTGTTGGTGGAGTTGAAGCTGGAGGTGGATGCGGGGTTGATCGAAGATGCGGATGCGAGCGGTTTTTCGCGGTTTTTTGCGGCGATTGCTCAGCATCGGGTTTGGGCGCGGGAGCCGAAGGCGAAGGCGGTTCCAGCCTAA
- a CDS encoding methionine ABC transporter ATP-binding protein yields MIEFQNVHKTYRVSGKDIPALHPTNLTIENGQVFGLIGHSGAGKSTLLRLINRLEDSTGGKIIVDGEEVTALDASGLRRFRQQVGMIFQHFNLLASKTVADNVALPLTLAGELSRSDIDRRVAELLARVGLSDHARKYPAQLSGGQKQRVGIARALATKPKILLCDEATSALDPQTTASVLQLLAEINRELKLTIVLITHEMDVIRRVCDQVAVMDAGVIVEQGTVAEVFLHPKHPTTKRFVQEDEQIDESEQRDDFAHVPGRIVRLTFQGDATYAPLLGTVARETGVDYSILAGRIDRIKDTPYGQLTLAITGGDMEAAFARFTAADVHMEVLR; encoded by the coding sequence GTGATCGAGTTTCAAAACGTCCATAAAACCTACCGGGTATCCGGTAAGGATATCCCCGCCCTGCACCCGACCAATCTGACGATTGAGAATGGCCAGGTCTTCGGCCTGATCGGCCATTCCGGTGCAGGAAAAAGTACCCTGCTGCGCCTGATCAATCGCCTGGAAGATTCCACGGGCGGCAAGATCATCGTCGACGGAGAAGAAGTCACCGCCCTGGACGCCAGCGGCCTGCGCCGTTTCCGCCAGCAAGTCGGGATGATCTTCCAGCACTTCAACCTGCTGGCGTCCAAGACCGTGGCCGACAACGTCGCGCTGCCGCTGACGCTGGCCGGTGAGTTGTCCCGCAGCGACATCGACCGCCGTGTCGCCGAGCTGCTGGCGCGGGTAGGGCTGTCCGACCACGCCCGCAAATACCCGGCGCAGCTGTCTGGCGGCCAGAAGCAGCGCGTCGGCATCGCCCGCGCCCTGGCGACCAAGCCAAAAATACTGTTGTGCGACGAGGCCACCAGCGCCCTCGACCCGCAGACCACCGCCTCGGTGCTGCAACTGCTGGCGGAAATCAACCGCGAGCTGAAGCTGACCATCGTGCTGATCACCCATGAAATGGACGTGATCCGCCGCGTCTGCGATCAAGTGGCGGTGATGGATGCCGGCGTGATCGTCGAGCAAGGAACGGTGGCCGAGGTGTTCCTGCACCCGAAGCACCCGACCACCAAGCGTTTCGTCCAGGAGGACGAGCAGATCGACGAAAGCGAACAGCGCGACGATTTCGCACACGTGCCGGGGCGCATCGTGCGTCTGACGTTCCAAGGCGATGCGACCTACGCACCGTTGCTCGGAACCGTAGCCCGGGAAACCGGTGTGGACTACAGCATCCTGGCCGGTCGCATCGACCGCATCAAAGACACCCCCTACGGGCAACTGACCCTCGCCATCACCGGCGGCGACATGGAGGCGGCGTTCGCCCGCTTCACCGCGGCTGATGTCCACATGGAGGTGCTGCGCTGA
- a CDS encoding methionine ABC transporter permease, which produces MELLNSFFSNIDWLEIWLATGDTFLMLFGSLLFTVLLGLPLGVLLFLCSPRQLLEARGVYALLSLIVNILRSLPFIILLIVMIPFTVLITGTSLGVAGAIPPLVVGATPFFARLVETALREVDRGIIEATQAMGATTRQIIVNALLPEARPGIFAAITVTAITLVSYTAMAGVVGAGGLGDLAIRFGYQRFQTDVMVVTVVLLLVLVQVLQTVGDKLVVHFSRK; this is translated from the coding sequence ATGGAACTGTTGAATTCGTTTTTCTCCAACATCGACTGGCTGGAAATCTGGCTGGCGACCGGCGACACCTTCCTGATGCTGTTCGGTTCGCTGCTGTTCACCGTGCTGCTCGGCTTGCCCCTGGGCGTGCTGCTGTTCCTCTGCAGCCCGCGCCAGTTACTGGAAGCTCGCGGCGTTTACGCGCTGCTGTCGCTGATCGTGAACATCCTGCGCTCGCTGCCATTCATCATCTTGTTGATCGTGATGATCCCGTTCACGGTATTGATCACCGGCACCTCCCTGGGCGTCGCCGGCGCGATTCCACCGCTGGTGGTCGGCGCGACACCGTTTTTCGCCCGCCTGGTGGAAACCGCGCTGCGGGAAGTCGATCGCGGCATCATCGAAGCGACCCAGGCCATGGGCGCAACGACGCGGCAGATCATCGTCAACGCCTTGCTGCCGGAAGCCCGTCCAGGCATTTTTGCAGCGATCACGGTGACTGCGATTACGCTAGTCTCCTACACGGCCATGGCCGGTGTGGTCGGCGCCGGTGGCTTGGGCGACCTGGCGATCCGCTTCGGCTACCAGCGTTTCCAGACCGATGTGATGGTGGTCACGGTGGTGTTGCTGCTGGTGCTGGTGCAAGTCCTGCAAACCGTGGGCGACAAGTTGGTTGTGCATTTCTCTAGAAAATAA
- a CDS encoding MetQ/NlpA family ABC transporter substrate-binding protein, which translates to MKKLLVAFAAAAAFSAHADTLTVAATPVPHAEILEFVKPALAKEGVDLKVKVFTDYIQPNVQVAEKRLDANFFQHQPYLDEFNKAKGTHLVSVAGVHLEPLGAYSSKYKALTELPGGANVVIPNDATNGGRALLLLAKAGVIKLKDSNNILSTTKDIVENPKDLKFRELEAATIPRVLTQVDLALINTNYALEAKLDPSKDALVIEGSDSPYVNILVARPDDKDSEAMKKLVAALHTPEVKAFILEKYKGAVLPAF; encoded by the coding sequence ATGAAGAAGTTACTGGTTGCCTTCGCTGCCGCCGCAGCGTTTTCCGCCCACGCCGACACCCTGACCGTCGCGGCCACGCCGGTCCCCCACGCGGAAATCCTCGAATTCGTGAAGCCGGCGTTGGCGAAGGAAGGCGTGGACCTCAAGGTCAAAGTCTTCACCGACTACATCCAGCCCAACGTACAAGTCGCTGAAAAGCGCCTGGACGCCAACTTCTTCCAGCACCAGCCGTATCTGGATGAGTTCAATAAAGCCAAGGGCACCCACCTGGTCAGCGTTGCCGGCGTGCACTTGGAGCCACTGGGCGCGTACTCCAGTAAGTACAAGGCACTTACCGAATTGCCGGGCGGCGCTAACGTGGTGATCCCGAATGACGCCACCAACGGCGGCCGTGCGCTGTTGTTGCTGGCGAAGGCCGGGGTCATCAAGTTGAAGGATTCGAACAACATCCTGTCGACCACTAAAGATATTGTTGAGAACCCGAAGGATCTGAAATTCCGTGAGCTGGAAGCGGCGACCATTCCGCGGGTGCTGACTCAGGTAGATTTGGCGTTGATCAATACCAACTATGCGTTGGAAGCGAAGCTTGATCCTTCCAAGGATGCGCTGGTGATTGAAGGGAGCGACTCGCCTTATGTGAACATCTTGGTAGCCCGTCCGGACGACAAGGACAGTGAGGCGATGAAGAAGCTGGTGGCGGCGTTGCATACGCCGGAGGTGAAGGCTTTCATTCTTGAGAAGTACAAAGGGGCGGTTTTGCCGGCGTTTTGA
- a CDS encoding sulfite exporter TauE/SafE family protein has product MQIEYAMVALGFFAFCGGMIDAAVGGGGLVQVPALLHALPQHSLSTVFGTNKLAVLAGNLSSIFSYVKRIKIVWRLMLPTMLSAFVFSFVGAFSVSLVPKAIMEYFVFFVLVVMAVYTFAKKDLGLVHSNAQCGPREVLLGVFFGGVIGFYDGVFGPGSGSFLLFIFVKYFGYDFLNASASAKLVNLGTFSAALLFFIPSGHVLWIIGGLVAVCNMAGALTGTFLALRYGSGLIRILFLFLLVFLIGRMGLSILL; this is encoded by the coding sequence ATGCAAATTGAATACGCCATGGTTGCGTTGGGTTTTTTTGCTTTTTGCGGGGGGATGATCGATGCTGCCGTGGGGGGAGGTGGGCTGGTTCAAGTACCCGCCCTCCTTCACGCATTGCCTCAGCACTCGCTGAGCACAGTTTTTGGAACTAATAAGCTGGCTGTACTTGCAGGAAATCTTTCTTCTATATTTAGTTACGTTAAAAGAATAAAAATTGTTTGGAGGCTGATGCTTCCGACTATGCTCTCGGCTTTTGTATTTTCGTTTGTGGGCGCTTTTTCCGTCTCGCTCGTTCCGAAGGCGATAATGGAATATTTTGTCTTTTTTGTATTGGTGGTAATGGCTGTTTATACATTCGCAAAAAAGGATCTAGGGCTTGTTCACTCGAACGCTCAATGCGGACCCAGAGAAGTGCTACTTGGGGTTTTTTTTGGTGGTGTAATTGGATTTTATGATGGGGTCTTTGGTCCCGGCAGTGGTAGTTTTTTGTTATTTATTTTCGTTAAGTATTTTGGCTACGATTTTCTTAATGCATCCGCTTCAGCAAAACTGGTTAACTTGGGAACGTTTAGCGCGGCGCTGCTATTTTTTATACCGTCAGGTCATGTGCTGTGGATAATTGGCGGGCTGGTCGCGGTGTGTAATATGGCGGGTGCCCTGACAGGCACATTTTTGGCTTTGCGTTATGGGAGTGGATTAATTCGTATATTGTTTCTTTTTTTATTGGTGTTCCTAATTGGCCGGATGGGGTTGTCCATATTGCTATGA
- a CDS encoding DUF6124 family protein, with amino-acid sequence MFKPTPNPPEADPASPRTKSKAKKHDEATNRALDYYLLPKPEKSEDTSQPGQLFTVAKNADNESLLANLSETLAAADAMVSNLAFDLEGPRRHILLGIQQLIELSSLLANRVLDNVDPR; translated from the coding sequence ATGTTCAAACCTACACCGAATCCGCCAGAGGCGGACCCAGCTTCCCCGCGAACCAAATCCAAAGCCAAAAAGCACGACGAAGCCACCAATCGCGCCTTGGATTACTACCTGCTACCAAAACCGGAAAAGTCCGAAGATACGTCCCAACCGGGCCAGCTCTTCACCGTCGCAAAAAATGCCGACAACGAATCCCTCCTCGCCAACCTCAGCGAAACCCTGGCGGCAGCCGACGCGATGGTCAGCAACCTGGCCTTCGATCTGGAAGGTCCTCGCCGTCACATCCTCCTAGGCATCCAGCAGTTGATTGAACTGAGTTCATTGCTAGCGAATCGGGTGCTGGATAACGTCGATCCGCGATAG
- a CDS encoding lysozyme inhibitor LprI family protein encodes MIKSLLVGALLAMASASASSMSCDNPRNAYDRTYCASLKMVQSDQDINDQYKKTMSALNPDQKKKVKTAQIQWIKIRDNACSNDGLLYLDCANEKTEARIVILKAIERECRAAGCDDAKLSQVE; translated from the coding sequence GTGATCAAGTCTTTGTTGGTTGGGGCATTGTTGGCTATGGCATCAGCATCGGCATCTTCCATGAGTTGCGATAACCCTAGAAACGCCTATGACAGGACCTATTGCGCGTCGCTGAAAATGGTTCAGTCGGATCAGGACATCAACGATCAATACAAGAAGACGATGAGTGCCCTGAACCCGGATCAAAAGAAAAAAGTGAAAACCGCTCAAATCCAGTGGATCAAGATTCGCGACAACGCCTGTTCCAACGATGGCCTGCTTTACCTGGACTGTGCCAATGAGAAGACCGAAGCGCGTATCGTCATACTCAAAGCTATCGAGCGCGAGTGCCGTGCTGCCGGTTGCGACGACGCTAAGCTGTCGCAAGTCGAGTAA